A stretch of Oncorhynchus mykiss isolate Arlee chromosome 12, USDA_OmykA_1.1, whole genome shotgun sequence DNA encodes these proteins:
- the LOC110538197 gene encoding V-type proton ATPase 116 kDa subunit a1 isoform X1: protein MGELFRSEEMTLAQLYLQSESAYCCVSELGEIGMVQFRDLNPDVNVFQRKFVNEVRRCEEMDRKLRFVEKEIKKANIPMVDTGENPEVPLPRDMIDLEATFEKLENELKEINTNQEALKKNFLELTELKHILRRTQQFFDEMEDPNLLEESSTLMDPAEVGTRPPLRLGFVAGVISRERIPTFERMLWRVCRGNVFLRQADIEDSLEDPATGDQVYKSVFIIFFQGDQLKTRVKKICEGFRASLYPCPETPQERKEMAAGVATRIDDLQMVLNQTEDHRQRVLQAAAKTVRVWFIKVRKMKAVYHTLNLCNIDVTQKCLIAEVWCPVSDMDSIQFALRRGTEKSGSTVPSILNRMQTKQTPPTFNKTNKFTSGFQNIVDAYGIGNYREMNPAPYTIITFPFLFAVMFGDLGHGVLMTCAALYLVLRESRLVAQKNDNEMFSMVFAGRYIILLMGIFSIYTGIIYNDCFSKSLNLFGSGWSVRPMFDTRVNNLTWSFQTLDENKVLQLDPAVRGVFNGPYPIGIDPIWNIATNKLTFLNSFKMKMSVILGVIHMLFGVSLSLFNHLYFKKPLNIYLGFIPEIVFMASLFGYLVILVFYKWLAYDAHTSRNAPSLLIAFINMFLFNYNDPTNQPLYRGQMVIQTLLVLIALACVPCMLIVKTLVLRRQYLWKKNLGTQNFGGIRVGNGPTEDQAEIIQHDQLSQHSENDEHEAPEEEVFNFGDVAVHQAIHTIEYCLGCISNTASYLRLWALSLAHAQLSEVLWTMVMHLGLSSRSFGGFVVLSIIFGAFAVLTVCILLIMEGLSAFLHALRLHWVEFQNKFYVGQGFKFLPFTFESILEGRFED from the exons atggggGAACTTTTCAGAAGTGAGGAGATGACTCTGGCCCAGCTCTACCTCCAATCAGAGTCTGCCTACTGCTGTGTCAGCGAATTGGGAGAGATTGGAATGGTGCAATTCCGTGAT TTGAACCCAGACGTGAACGTGTTTCAGCGCAAGTTTGTCAATGAAGTGCGTCGATGTGAGGAGATGGACCGCAAGCTTC GGTTTGTGGAGAAGGAGATCAAGAAAGCCAACATTCCAATGGTGGATACGGGAGAGAACCCAGAGGTCCCCCTCCCTAGGGACATGATTGACCTGGAG GCCACTTTTGAGAAGCTGGAGAATGAGCTGAAGGAGATCAACACCAACCAGGAGGCCCTGAAGAAGAACTTCCTAGAATTGACGGAGCTCAAGCATATCCTGCGCCGCACCCAGCAATTCTTCGACGAG ATGGAGGACCCCAATCTGCTGGAGGAGTCGTCGACCCTGATGGATCCCGCTGAAGTAGGGACCCGTCCTCCTCTCAGACTGGG gtttgttgctggggtgatcaGCAGGGAGCGCATCCCTACGTTTGAGAGGATGCTGTGGAGGGTTTGCCGTGGTAACGTGTTCCTGAGGCAGGCAGACATTGAAGACTCACTGGAGGACCCTGCCACG GGTGACCAGGTCTATAAGTCTGTCTTCATCATATTCTTCCAAGGAGATCAGCTGAAGACTCGGGTTAAGAAGATATGTGAAGG GTTCCGAGCGTCACTGTACCCCTGTCCAGAGACCCCCcaggagaggaaggagatggCTGCAGGGGTGGCCACCCGTATCGATGACCTGCAGATG GTGCTGAACCAGACAGAGGACCACAGACAGCGGGTCCTGCAGGCTGCAGCCAAGACCGTCAGGGTGTGGTTCATCAAGGTGAGGAAGATGAAGGCCGTCTACCACACCCTGAACCTGTGCAACATCGATGTCACCCAGAAGTGTCTGATCGCCGAGGTGTGGTGCCCCGTGTCAGACATGGACTCAATCCAGTTCGCCCTGCGGAGAGGCACG GAGAAGAGTGGTTCCACCGTCCCTTCCATCCTCAACAGGATGCAGACTAAGCAGACCCCGCCCACCTTCAACAAGACCAACAAGTTCACCTCGGGCTTCCAGAACATCGTAGACGCCTACGGTATCGGCAACTACCGCGAGATGAACCCAG cCCCATACACCATCATCACCTTCCCCTTCCTATTCGCTGTCATGTTTGGGGACCTGGGCCATGGGGTGCTCATGACCTGCGCTGCCCTCTACCTGGTCCTGAGAGAGAGCCGCCTGGTCGCCCAGAAGAACGACAACGAG ATGTTCAGCATGGTGTTTGCTGGGCGCTACATCATCCTACTGATGGGCATCTTCTCGATCTACACCGGCATCATCTACAACGACTGCTTCTCCAAGTCCCTCAACCTGTTTGGCTCTGGCTGGAGCGTCAGGCCCATGTTCGACACCCGCGTTAACAACCTCACCTGGTC GTTTCAGACACTTGATGAAAACAAGGTTTTACAGTTGGACCCTGCAGTAAGAGGAGTCTTCAATGGCCCTTACCCCATTGGCATTGACCCA ATCTGGAACATCGCCACCAACAAGCTGACCTTCCTCAACTCCTTCAAGATGAAGATGTCAGTGATCCTGGGGGTCATCCACATGCTGTTTGGAGTGTCTCTCAGTCTCTTCAACCACCT GTATTTCAAGAAACCCCTGAACATCTACCTGGGCTTCATCCCAGAGATTGTGTTCATGGCCAGTCTGTTTGGCTACCTGGTCATCCTGGTCTTCTATAAGTGGTTGGCCTACGACGCTCACACCTCCAGAAATGCTCCCAGTCTTCTCATCGCCTTCATCAACATGTTCCTGTTCAACTATAACGACCCCACCAACCAACCCCTCTACAGAGGACAG ATGGTTATTCAGACGCTGCTGGTGTTGATAGCCCTGGCATGTGTTCCCTGTATGTTGATAGTGAAAACCCTGGTTCTGCGGCGACAGTACCTCTGGAAGAAGAACTTG GGCACCCAGAACTTTGGAGGGATCCGGGTGGGAAACGGCCCCACGGAGGACCAGGCTGAGATCATCCAGCATGACCAGCTCTCCCAGCACTCGGAGAACGACGAGCATGAG GCCCCCGAGGAGGAAGTG ttTAACTTTGGGGACGTGGCTGTGCACCAGGCCATCCACACCATAGAATACTGTCTGGGCTGCATCTCCAACACAGCTTCCTACCTACGCCTATGGGCCCTCAGCCTGGCACACGCAC AGCTGTCAGAGGTTCTGTGGACCATGGTGATGCACCTTGGCCTGTCCTCCAGGAGCTTTGGGGGTTTCGTTGTCCTGTCCATCATCTTCGGGGCCTTCGCCGTCCTCACTGTCTGCATCCTGCTCATCATGGAGGGCCTGTCTGCCTTCCTGCACGCACTGCGTCTGCATTG GGTGGAATTCCAGAATAAGTTCTACGTAGGCCAGGGCTTCAAGTTCCTCCCGTTCACCTTTGAAAGCATTCTGGAGGGAAGGTTTGAGGACTGA
- the LOC110538197 gene encoding V-type proton ATPase 116 kDa subunit a1 isoform X2 — protein sequence MGELFRSEEMTLAQLYLQSESAYCCVSELGEIGMVQFRDLNPDVNVFQRKFVNEVRRCEEMDRKLRFVEKEIKKANIPMVDTGENPEVPLPRDMIDLEATFEKLENELKEINTNQEALKKNFLELTELKHILRRTQQFFDEMEDPNLLEESSTLMDPAEVGTRPPLRLGFVAGVISRERIPTFERMLWRVCRGNVFLRQADIEDSLEDPATGDQVYKSVFIIFFQGDQLKTRVKKICEGFRASLYPCPETPQERKEMAAGVATRIDDLQMVLNQTEDHRQRVLQAAAKTVRVWFIKVRKMKAVYHTLNLCNIDVTQKCLIAEVWCPVSDMDSIQFALRRGTEKSGSTVPSILNRMQTKQTPPTFNKTNKFTSGFQNIVDAYGIGNYREMNPAPYTIITFPFLFAVMFGDLGHGVLMTCAALYLVLRESRLVAQKNDNEMFSMVFAGRYIILLMGIFSIYTGIIYNDCFSKSLNLFGSGWSVRPMFDTRVNNLTWSFQTLDENKVLQLDPAVRGVFNGPYPIGIDPIWNIATNKLTFLNSFKMKMSVILGVIHMLFGVSLSLFNHLYFKKPLNIYLGFIPEIVFMASLFGYLVILVFYKWLAYDAHTSRNAPSLLIAFINMFLFNYNDPTNQPLYRGQMVIQTLLVLIALACVPCMLIVKTLVLRRQYLWKKNLGTQNFGGIRVGNGPTEDQAEIIQHDQLSQHSENDEHEFNFGDVAVHQAIHTIEYCLGCISNTASYLRLWALSLAHAQLSEVLWTMVMHLGLSSRSFGGFVVLSIIFGAFAVLTVCILLIMEGLSAFLHALRLHWVEFQNKFYVGQGFKFLPFTFESILEGRFED from the exons atggggGAACTTTTCAGAAGTGAGGAGATGACTCTGGCCCAGCTCTACCTCCAATCAGAGTCTGCCTACTGCTGTGTCAGCGAATTGGGAGAGATTGGAATGGTGCAATTCCGTGAT TTGAACCCAGACGTGAACGTGTTTCAGCGCAAGTTTGTCAATGAAGTGCGTCGATGTGAGGAGATGGACCGCAAGCTTC GGTTTGTGGAGAAGGAGATCAAGAAAGCCAACATTCCAATGGTGGATACGGGAGAGAACCCAGAGGTCCCCCTCCCTAGGGACATGATTGACCTGGAG GCCACTTTTGAGAAGCTGGAGAATGAGCTGAAGGAGATCAACACCAACCAGGAGGCCCTGAAGAAGAACTTCCTAGAATTGACGGAGCTCAAGCATATCCTGCGCCGCACCCAGCAATTCTTCGACGAG ATGGAGGACCCCAATCTGCTGGAGGAGTCGTCGACCCTGATGGATCCCGCTGAAGTAGGGACCCGTCCTCCTCTCAGACTGGG gtttgttgctggggtgatcaGCAGGGAGCGCATCCCTACGTTTGAGAGGATGCTGTGGAGGGTTTGCCGTGGTAACGTGTTCCTGAGGCAGGCAGACATTGAAGACTCACTGGAGGACCCTGCCACG GGTGACCAGGTCTATAAGTCTGTCTTCATCATATTCTTCCAAGGAGATCAGCTGAAGACTCGGGTTAAGAAGATATGTGAAGG GTTCCGAGCGTCACTGTACCCCTGTCCAGAGACCCCCcaggagaggaaggagatggCTGCAGGGGTGGCCACCCGTATCGATGACCTGCAGATG GTGCTGAACCAGACAGAGGACCACAGACAGCGGGTCCTGCAGGCTGCAGCCAAGACCGTCAGGGTGTGGTTCATCAAGGTGAGGAAGATGAAGGCCGTCTACCACACCCTGAACCTGTGCAACATCGATGTCACCCAGAAGTGTCTGATCGCCGAGGTGTGGTGCCCCGTGTCAGACATGGACTCAATCCAGTTCGCCCTGCGGAGAGGCACG GAGAAGAGTGGTTCCACCGTCCCTTCCATCCTCAACAGGATGCAGACTAAGCAGACCCCGCCCACCTTCAACAAGACCAACAAGTTCACCTCGGGCTTCCAGAACATCGTAGACGCCTACGGTATCGGCAACTACCGCGAGATGAACCCAG cCCCATACACCATCATCACCTTCCCCTTCCTATTCGCTGTCATGTTTGGGGACCTGGGCCATGGGGTGCTCATGACCTGCGCTGCCCTCTACCTGGTCCTGAGAGAGAGCCGCCTGGTCGCCCAGAAGAACGACAACGAG ATGTTCAGCATGGTGTTTGCTGGGCGCTACATCATCCTACTGATGGGCATCTTCTCGATCTACACCGGCATCATCTACAACGACTGCTTCTCCAAGTCCCTCAACCTGTTTGGCTCTGGCTGGAGCGTCAGGCCCATGTTCGACACCCGCGTTAACAACCTCACCTGGTC GTTTCAGACACTTGATGAAAACAAGGTTTTACAGTTGGACCCTGCAGTAAGAGGAGTCTTCAATGGCCCTTACCCCATTGGCATTGACCCA ATCTGGAACATCGCCACCAACAAGCTGACCTTCCTCAACTCCTTCAAGATGAAGATGTCAGTGATCCTGGGGGTCATCCACATGCTGTTTGGAGTGTCTCTCAGTCTCTTCAACCACCT GTATTTCAAGAAACCCCTGAACATCTACCTGGGCTTCATCCCAGAGATTGTGTTCATGGCCAGTCTGTTTGGCTACCTGGTCATCCTGGTCTTCTATAAGTGGTTGGCCTACGACGCTCACACCTCCAGAAATGCTCCCAGTCTTCTCATCGCCTTCATCAACATGTTCCTGTTCAACTATAACGACCCCACCAACCAACCCCTCTACAGAGGACAG ATGGTTATTCAGACGCTGCTGGTGTTGATAGCCCTGGCATGTGTTCCCTGTATGTTGATAGTGAAAACCCTGGTTCTGCGGCGACAGTACCTCTGGAAGAAGAACTTG GGCACCCAGAACTTTGGAGGGATCCGGGTGGGAAACGGCCCCACGGAGGACCAGGCTGAGATCATCCAGCATGACCAGCTCTCCCAGCACTCGGAGAACGACGAGCATGAG ttTAACTTTGGGGACGTGGCTGTGCACCAGGCCATCCACACCATAGAATACTGTCTGGGCTGCATCTCCAACACAGCTTCCTACCTACGCCTATGGGCCCTCAGCCTGGCACACGCAC AGCTGTCAGAGGTTCTGTGGACCATGGTGATGCACCTTGGCCTGTCCTCCAGGAGCTTTGGGGGTTTCGTTGTCCTGTCCATCATCTTCGGGGCCTTCGCCGTCCTCACTGTCTGCATCCTGCTCATCATGGAGGGCCTGTCTGCCTTCCTGCACGCACTGCGTCTGCATTG GGTGGAATTCCAGAATAAGTTCTACGTAGGCCAGGGCTTCAAGTTCCTCCCGTTCACCTTTGAAAGCATTCTGGAGGGAAGGTTTGAGGACTGA